The sequence CAGGGACAGCAGGGAAGAATGGGGAAACTATTTCTCAGGCATTTACACTTGGTTTTAATAGTCAGGGAGTCTTTTGGATGCATGGGTGGCATCCACACTTTTGCCCTGGAGAAAAAAGGCAGCTCGGGCTCCATGCTGACATCTTCTGGGAGGCGAACACTGCTGGGAAAATGaggttttcctcttctcttggaCACTGTTAACACCCTACTTGTCTTAAACTGAAGCTAACAAGCTAGACCTCACAGTACAGAGGAAAGACTTGAAGCAGGGATATGGAAAAAGTAATCTACAGCATATAAGGTCTCTCTCCCTGCTGCTAGCCCACCCTTGGCTTTTCAGCATCACAACACAGAAGCTAAAATACTAAGTCACACTCCCCCTGCATCTGCTTCCCCAACTTCCAGCAGTCTTGAAATTGCAATGCTGTGGGGCCACAGAGAGTCCTGCTCCCCCGGTGACTTCTATTTAGTCTTCAGCTGGTTCCCCAAGCGGgcgtctggctgctgcttttgccgaCTGCTGGCACCATCTGCAGGCCCTGTGAGCCAGGGAGGATGAAGTACTCGGTCATGTTTCTCACACTTCGATTTGAGTCTCATTGCCAGTCAAAATGGGGAAGAGACAGATTGCCATGGGCTGTGGAGGGGCGAGTTTGGCAAAGGCACCAGGATCGGCACATCGTTGCCTTAAGAAAATCCCAAGGTGACACTTTCAGTGGAAGCAGTAGGTTGTCACATGGCTAACTCAGTTTAAATTTTGTACTTCACATATGGATTAGACTAGGATTATGAACAcctctgaaaatgttattttctcttcttAAGAGGTTATTTTTGGCTAAGAGTGAGATGGAGTGTAACTCATTCTGGAACACTGCCCATGTCATCTGttgcaaaaaacccccatgctTAAAACTTGGCTGTAAAACCCCTACCCATGTGGCTGCTTTCCCAACTGGACCGTTTGTGTTGCATTTACAGCTCTTTAGGTTCAGATTGCAACAGAGCAAGTGCTGAAGAATATAGTATTGCCTCCTGAGCCAGCCAACCAGATATTTCACATACTCACCCTTGACTTGCTTCTGTAGGACCCGTCCTTTGATGTGATCGGCGTTGCTCTGCTGGATGGTGCTTGCAGGAGCACTGTCTTTCAGCAGCACCTCTAGTGCAGTCCCCTCTATCAAAGGAAGAGAAACCTTCGTTATAAACAGTGGGAGCAGAGCACGGTTTAAAACCATTTTGCAACGCGTGAATCACTAATAGCTAGCCCAAATAAATTATAGCATTGTAAATCAAAAGTTAACCattttttagtggaaaaaaaaaagttagaaaaactAATTAGCATCAGTAAGCACCTCTTGCCAGAATGGGGAAGGATTCTGGCTCCATTTCAATAGGATTTGGGTATCCAGTTTCCCTAAACTCATCCCAGCCTTGTGTGTCTGCACAAAGCAAAACAACTGAAGCTGACAGATGATCAGTGCAGCCTGTCATGTCTTGGTCTCCTTGCTGAGGCTTGGTTTGGATGTGAAACTGTCTGAATGACTAGACCAAGATCAGCAACTTGTGTTCAGTTGGGTTCACATGCAACTAATTCTTCCCCCTAGATTACAGAGGCATAGTTGGGGCAGTGGTCTGCAAAGGATATGCTTTCTTACCCATCAAAAGCTACttagatatatatatttaaaaaaagatcagattACTAGTAGTTCTGATCATTAGCGTTTACTCTGGCTTATTTCTCACATGGCAATCCATCTtttccagcagagctgatgcGGGATGTCACCAGCAGCTCTTTGACCCCTACCTGAACGGTAGCTGATAGGAACCTTGACCTTTGTGGCAACGGATATGCTGCTCACAGCTTTTGTCTGACGGAAGAGTCTAGCTCGGCACAGGTGGTTCTCACAAGCTTTGTCTGTACCAGGGCTCGAGGGCGTCCATTGCTTAGCTTTTGAGGTCTGAAAGACAGCAAGTGGAGTTAACCTCAGTGATGTCTCTCACCTCTGATTGTTGCCATGTTGCACCAAAAAGATTCCTTTCCCACCTGACTGGCTTCGCTTGCTGTTTAGGCAAGAGGTTAGGGGCATTATAGTAGAATAAAGATACTTATTTCCCGATGCAGTTTGTACTATGTTTCTCTTACTGTGTTTAAAAACCACCCTAGCTCTACCAGGTCTATGCCTTCTGCTCACAAAGGACCTACCCTGTGGAAGTTTGGTTCGAGAGAGcgagatcttttctttctggcTGTCCTTTCAGCAGACATCTCCTGGTCTTTCTTGTTCTTCAGCACACCCCGGGCTGGGGAGCACAGCTGGCTCCCAGCTGCAGGCTCCAACAGCAACCCCTCAGTACGTGTACTGAGTCTTGTCTGACAAGCTGGGGTGGAACTGGCCTCCAGATACTTCTGCTTAAGCATATCCTCCTCAGACAAGTGGGCTGAGGAGACTTTGCTTCCAGGATCTCTGTGTTGGGCTCTGGAACGGCGACTGGCTGCAATGAGGGAGATGCTTTTGGTGTTGGCAGCAATTTCCTCCAAGGTCTGACTCAGTGGAACAGCAGCAATGTCTGGAGGTGACTTTTTCCCATGCAAGTCTAGAGAGGTGGGGGAATGCAGCCTGGGAGTCATCTTTCCTGCAGTAACTTCTGTTGGTTTCtgctaaaaatcaaagcaattgcAGCATAATTTGATTTTCATTCAAAGTTTTTATACTTTTCCCCTTCAAAGCACTTTCAAACATTTGGAAGACATTAAATTTCACCTGAAATATTATAACAACAACTTCTATGTATAGAGAAACAAAGGCAAAGCTTTTTGACTGTGTATCTCCCATATGGAGCCATGGCTACAAGATGGGTCAAACTGGCAGGCAAGAAACTGATGAGCTCCTAGATCTGCCTCCTGTTCCAGGGTGCTGAGTAAAATTGGTTTCACCAGATAGTCACCAAATCAAGGCCCAGCAGATCAGTTAGTGGCATAAAAGGAGGTGATCATCCTGGACAACACAGATCCCCTCACAGCAGATTGCATGGTGCATCTCCATTTACAACTCCTGTCACTCCCCTGGACACACTGGAGACTGGGTGATTCACACAGAGGGAGAGCTCAGATTGGACGTGGCAGCTAAGCCTTGGCCTCTTAAGTAAATCCCAGGCTTTAAACTCAAGGCCAGTGCTCTAGGAGTGATTTTATTGCCTGCCAAGGTTTACCTTCCTCACATGCAATAGATTTAGCTGCCATGCATGTTCTGCCATCGCAAGAGGAAGGTGCTATCCACAACAAATATTCCTTGAATTCAGTTCCTGCCATACTGACCTGATGACCTGGGGTTTTTGGCAAACCAGAGAAAGTTGGGCTCAGCTGGTTATCCAGAGACCCCTCCTTCCTACAGGGTGACATTTTAGATGATCTGCAGCTGCCACTGTGAAAAGAATATGCCAGGAGATTAACAGATGAAAACACGGGCCCTTTATCAACAGGGAGAGATGAAACATGTCTAGGTGAGAGCTCTCAAGCTGCGGGGAAAGCCAGAAATCTGGTAAACGTGGTAAACACCAGAGCAAAGAAGGGCTTCAGGATTTATGAAGGAGAGAGATTTTTGTCCCCTGATCCTCACAGACTTTGCTACTTTATTTGGTTTAAATGCTTGTCAGTCAACAGAAGCAAATCCAAACATTTCCCATAGCCCTCTCTGCAAAGATCCTGCTAAAATATAGAGTTACTTCGCAAAAGCAGTATTCTTCAGTCCTCTCTTACAGATTCCAGTTTATGGAGGTTCTTCCAGTTTGGTATCACCCAGCTTTGGGGATTTAGCTGGGGGCTGCCAGGTCCCCATGCCCTAGAGAGTAAGTCTAATAATAAGAAAGGTCCACGTTACCTGTCTGACTCCAGGGTGACGGAAGGAATGTCAGACTTCACCCCCCAGGGAAGATCCTTCATGTTCCCAGGTAGGCCCTTTCTGACCTCATCTTTATTTAGATCCAGATGCTGACTTACATCCAAAgaagggctgttgtggggctgcaGGAAGAGGGAACAACAAGATCCTCAGCAGATTTTCTCACTGTAAAGCCCCTCCTCTAGCCTTGACTCCCAGCCTGTGGTCACAAAGACACTCTTGATACCTCATGTGCTTTTCCACAGTTTCAGCCACCTGCTATTTGCTCCCCTCCTGTGGAAGGGCACCTGAAGTGGTTTAATCTCTCATATAACAACATGACTAGCATTAAGTTTATTATTCAAGGTGAAACCCAACTCCTTGCTCCATTCAGTCTAGGCAATCGCAATAAATAAGAGACACTGCTGCTTGGACTCCCTGCTGAAGACTGGCAATTTCCTGGCAACCCCTTACTGTCTCAAAAGACACAAGTTTTCCAAAGACAAATGGGCCAGCAGCATCTTACCTTTCTTGCGGGAAAGACCTGAAGACCTCAATAACAACTGTGCCTTGAGCAGAGGCCTCCGGAGAGGATGGTCTCCTTCCAGTTGCATGTTTGGCCATCTAACCTTTGCTTCTGTTTGCCACCAAGCCAGTTATCTCTCTCAAATCTAATGCAACAGCAACCAGGAGGATAAACACTCTGGCTCATTCACAGCCTGCCTGGGTCCTCATCTGTCTCTAAAAGACTTATTAATTCTCTGAGtcaaagggaaggagagaggagctCTAGGGAGACAACATGTTCCTAAAACAAAGCTCTGTACAGCTCCTGACTGGCACCAGGGCCCAGCCAGGCTTTGGGTGTGTACGAATCTATGGCCATGACACAAGATCATGGACAGCTTGGATTCTCCAGCACAAAGGTCTGCTCTGCCTTACCCGGAGCATGCTGGACATCACTGAATGTAGCAGCAGCAGGCGGTTCAGCGTCCCCTCCTCCAACTCAGAGAGGTGCAGGCAGTGTAACCTCGCCAGTGTCTCTGGGACAGGAACGTTCTGGGCTGGAGCAGAGATGGGGAGGAAGAGTTAAAGATCACTCCTAGATAAACAGCTGAGAACTGTGGAGTCATGACATCCAAGACAAGGTTTTCTGGGTGGATTGTTCTTCACTTtggcagcagaaaacaaagcttggAGATAATGACAGAGCAGGAACAAAGGTGCTGCTTTACCTTTTAtcagcatctgctgctgctgaataaTTTCTTCACAGAGTAGCATGTGCTGCTGCAGTTGCTGGATCACAAAATCCTTCTGGCACAATAGACTCTCCTTGTACAGTGTATTTGCCTGCAGCTCTGTGTTGCCAAGCTCAAGCTCATGGGCTCTGCAGAGGAGCCTTAGCACCTCTTGCTGATCCTCACTGGCAATTTGTCTGGGGAAAAACTCCTCCATCTGGGAAGCTTTTTCCTTGGCATTTGCTAAGTGCTGCTCCAGCTCTGACTGAAAAAGATAGATGGGGCGTTGTCAAGGCAGTTTGGCTTCTTGGGATAACAGACATCTGAGCAAATCTGTGCTGTGTCCTTCACGCTGAGATTGAAGTAATATCtacaaaaagtattttgtttattCTGCTAGCAGCCACCATGTTTCAGACATGGCAGATATATCCAGATGCACAGTCCTTGCCTAGAGGATCTCACAAACATTAACATTAGCTACCAAAAAAATAACCACCAAAAGTGATTACCAAAACATTGAACCAACCAGTGAGTGATAAATATCCCTGAAAGGGGAAGTGGGAAGAATTAGCTCGCTTATGAGTGGACAAGCCCAGACAGTGGGTTTGTGATTTTCCctcatcctaaaaaaaaaaaaagggacagaggCAGGATGCAAATACCAGTGTTGCCACGCTGCTTCCTTCAGCAGCCCAAAGTATTTAGGAATCCAGCTGCAATGCAGGTGCCACATGGCTTTTGCAGTGCTAGCCCAAAACCACAAGAACCTCTCCGAGTTACGTTGCTGCCATCCTGCCCCCAGACCTGCTGGGCAGAGGTCAGACTTGCGACCGTGACTGCACCTTCACCTCCTCACCTTCAGGGATGCCGTCTTGCGCTGTTCTGCCAGCAGCAGGTTGATCTCTTCTCTTGCTACTGTAACTTCATGAGGTTCAGGTGCATCTGTGATATCCACTTCCCTGTCTTTCTCCTCTgtgttttcatctttctcctcctttgcTGGTTTGCTGTACATGCTTGCACCTTGAGCCTTCTCTCGTTCCCAGCTgccagcaaaaaaagaaaagaacttctGGGACACGGTGACATAGCTCTAATGACGCATGCATAGCCTGTGATTGTATCTGTCCAACTTCTTCTTGCATGACAGCAGCAGAACTAATTAGTCCAGGCTGGTCTGGAGCTGGACAAACCGTGCAGAAGAGGACAATTAGCTTCCTCCCATTTGGAAGTCTGTAAGACAGGCCTCCTATGTGATCTTTCCATGGCAAGGAGAACAGTGCTTTTCCACACCTCATCACAAAGTGCTGCCTATTCACAGGTACTTGTTGAATATTTTCAGTGTCCTGAACATTGTTTTAAGTACAAATAACCCAAATCCTGAGTGactataatatatatatatatatatatattaggtGGGAGACTAGTGATAATGAGAGGAAACTGGCACCTGCTTATAGTTTATCCAGAAGAAAGGGATGATGATGCTTTCTCTGACATGAAATCATGCCCAGATGCAGTGCATCTGGATGGAAACCACTTCACAAACACAGTGACTGAACCATAGAAGGACCAACAATCACAGCCTGCGCTGCCATCCAGTTTTTCCATTAAAACCCAAGTCCAGAATAAGGTCCAAATAGAGGCGATATATCTACCATTTATACTTTTAGTCTTGAGCTTAAACTTGATGCTGGAGGTAGCTGGTTGCTTTATGGAGCTACATCAAGCAATTGCACAGCAGTGCAGCACCATGTGCAGGCTGCAGCCTCCTTACAAGCACCAGGAGGGATTAGGGATGTGTTTCTCAATAACAAGAAGTCACCTGTTGCAAATATAGCACATTAACCTAAGGCTTAGAGTTGTATGGACTTAATTTACCTTAAATCCCTGGGTACCTTTTGCAGACCACTACCCTCCCAAGTTTTTCCTCATCACATAGTTAATTCTCAAACCTACACTTGATCTCatctttctgtcatttttttgggggggaccaTGGGATATTGGCATTTCTCATGGTGAGTTTGGAGGTGCTGAAAGCTAAGGAGGTACTCACTCTGTGATTGTTAGGAGGTGTCTGCAGGTATCAACATGCAGCTCGATGTTGGTGTTTTCCAGTTCCATCAGGCTGCGACGCATCTCCATCTGCTCCCTGAAAGCCCCGATCAGCTGTGCCCGCAAAGCGTTCATTGCTTGGCCACTGCATGCCTCAGGGCCTTGGTGCCtctctgctgcaggaggagacATTTCTGATCTGACATTAGGCCACGTAAACTTTTGCCAAGTCCTACAAAACTACTGTGGGAACAAGCCACTCAGTCCACGTGCTACAGGACGTTCATTTATAGGACTCTGCTTCATTCTGCAGTCTCTTGAACTTAATAATATGCTTAAGAAATCTGATATATCTTTATGATTGTATTATTAGCAATAAATAAATCACATTGCTACTGTTTTTCTGAGTATTAAGAGGATACAGCATTGCAGGGACATCTCTTCCCCCTTTCCacctgccaaaaagaaaaaagtatcgGTTTTCTATGCTTGTTACCTAGAAATGACCTTGGGTATTGGTAGCAGAGACCTATCGTATCTCATGTCTTGTCTGTCAGAGAACTtgactatttttatttcattccttgcCAGATTCACTGACAAAAGGAACAATCCCCAAGGCAGAACAAtcattgttttaaaagctttgtcCTGCCCCCctccctattttattttttttaattaagtgcaACAAACCGTACAAGAGAACTCCGTGTCCTGACACAGCCTCAGAGCCTGTGATGACGCAGGCTACAAACTCAGTCACCTCTCTGTAAGACTTCAGTCCTCCCACAGCAAATGCCACCACTTGATGTCAAAGCTCTTTTCAAGGGCAGGTTTGTGAAATTTAACACATTTTAATGTTGGGGAAGATGCTGAAAAGGTTGAATGTgctgttgtcatggtttaaccccagtcagctgCTAAGCACCACGTAGCTGCTCGCTCACTTCTCCCCGCCCCACCCCCGGTGAGATGGGGAGGAAAATCGAAatcaagtaaaactcatgggttgagataagaatagtttaataattgaaataaaaataaaatataataataatagcaatgaaaaggaagataacaaaaagagagtgacTTAAACCCCAAgcaatgcacaatgcaattgctgactgatgctcagccagtccctgagcagtgatctgcccctcctggccaattccccccagtttatatactgggtatgatgccatatggtatggaatattcctttggccagtttgggtcagctgtcctagctgcgtcccctcccaacttcttgtgtccCTCCAGCCTTCGTGCTGGCAGGGCAcgaaaagcagaaaaatccttgacttagtataaacactacttagcaacaactaaaaacgtCTGTGTGTGATCAACTTttttctcatactaaatccaaaccacaacactataccagctactaggaagaaaattaattctatcccagctgaaaccagaacagtTGTCCAGTCACACAGTACATCAGACAGGCTCATACAGAAAAGCAACTTCCATttcccctgcctgcctccaccGCCTTTCAGACCGTgttctctgctctgcttctctaCAAGCATTGCTGAACCGCCTTCCCTCAGCTATGCCTACACGGAGGCCCACCAAGCACTACCACAACCTGTCCCCACAGCTCCTCTCCTTGCTCTCTTCCCTCCGGATACCCCAGAACAGTTCTTGCTCCTGACCCTACCTTGCAGATCCCCGAGGCCAGAGCTGACTgcactcttctccttctcctggtTTTCAACCCTCGCCTTCAGACGCTCGATCTCCCTGCGGAGGTCTGTGATGATGCTGGTGTATTGGTCGATGTGGTAGGAGACGTTCCGCAGGTTACACTTCACCTGGTGAGCCAGAACACGTGAGCGTTTGTCCCAAGGCCTGTTATTGGTACAATGGCTGCAAACAAAGCTATGCTTTCAGTTGGAGGGGCACTGAATCCTGTAATGGGGAAGTTTCCCAACTTATGAGGGAAAACTGTAAATTAGTAGTTTTCCCTAACTCTGGGAAATTCCCAGAAGGTAACAGAGAAAAGACAGGGACCCTGTATCCACAGGGAAAACGCAGAGATCCACAAAGAGCAAAAACCCTGTTGTAGATCATTGTTCATCTTCCTTTACCCCACAAGCCTCTCtattttattcctcctttttGCAGCCCCTCATATTCCTCTTCCAGGCCCAGCATCCCCACTGGGACATTCCCCATACACTGCCCTCCCAAGGTGGTCACCTTCCAACCATCGTTCCTTATATTCTGCACCCAGGTCCATACCAGGCACATCATGCTCTGCCTTTCCATTATTCTGCTCCCTTGCTTTGACCCTCATAGTCCTCTTCTCATCCATGACCCACATCGTTTGCTTTTCACTGTTCccttcatctgcttttcttctgtcactCACGTTGAGCCTCTACACCACCCTGCACTGCCCCCTCCTGAAGTTTGTTCTCCCATCATCCACTACATTTTCTATTTCC comes from Strix aluco isolate bStrAlu1 chromosome 15, bStrAlu1.hap1, whole genome shotgun sequence and encodes:
- the LOC141930069 gene encoding kinesin-like protein KIF19, whose protein sequence is MCTSQGKSPSPELASSRSSAMKEQQLMVALRIRPINAAEAEEGAALAARRVGEQRVVLMDPSEDPGDILRANRSREKTFVFDMVFDHRATQEEVYVSTTKSLIGGVISGYNATIFAYGPTGAGKTYTMLGTDCEPGIYIRALDDLFKALEATAEEMDYTVSMSYLEIYNEVIRDLLNPSSGFLDLREDPRGSIQIAGITEVSTTNAQEIMQLLMKGNKQRTQEPTAANKTSSRSHAVLQVTVTQKSRRKVMSEEMLIGKLFMVDLAGSERAAQTQNRGKRMKEGAHINRSLLALGNCINALSEKGGSRAQFVNFRDSKLTRLLKDSLGGNSRTVMIAHISPASTSFEESRMTLIYAYRAKNIKTQVKCNLRNVSYHIDQYTSIITDLRREIERLKARVENQEKEKSAVSSGLGDLQERHQGPEACSGQAMNALRAQLIGAFREQMEMRRSLMELENTNIELHVDTCRHLLTITDWEREKAQGASMYSKPAKEEKDENTEEKDREVDITDAPEPHEVTVAREEINLLLAEQRKTASLKSELEQHLANAKEKASQMEEFFPRQIASEDQQEVLRLLCRAHELELGNTELQANTLYKESLLCQKDFVIQQLQQHMLLCEEIIQQQQMLIKAQNVPVPETLARLHCLHLSELEEGTLNRLLLLHSVMSSMLRPHNSPSLDVSQHLDLNKDEVRKGLPGNMKDLPWGVKSDIPSVTLESDSGSCRSSKMSPCRKEGSLDNQLSPTFSGLPKTPGHQQKPTEVTAGKMTPRLHSPTSLDLHGKKSPPDIAAVPLSQTLEEIAANTKSISLIAASRRSRAQHRDPGSKVSSAHLSEEDMLKQKYLEASSTPACQTRLSTRTEGLLLEPAAGSQLCSPARGVLKNKKDQEMSAERTARKKRSRSLEPNFHRTSKAKQWTPSSPGTDKACENHLCRARLFRQTKAVSSISVATKVKVPISYRSEGTALEVLLKDSAPASTIQQSNADHIKGRVLQKQVKGPADGASSRQKQQPDARLGNQLKTK